The Legionella spiritensis DNA segment TACAGCGAAACCTTCATGACGGGCCACAGGAAACGTGCCAACCTTGAAGCGAGGACGGCACGCCCCGGGTTCAACCCAGCGCATCCTCACCGACTTCTCCTGTTCGGACGCGGACAACCTGCTCCAGGGGATAAACAAATATTTTGCCATCACCGATTTTCCCGGTATAGGCTGACTTGCAAATCGCATCGATGGCCGTTTCCACCATATTATCGGGCAAAGCCAGTTCAATCTTAATTTTCGGAAGAAAATCAACCACATACTCGGCACCCCGATAAAGTTCGGTATGCCCTTTCTGACGCCCGAAACCGCGCGTCTCAGAAATAGTGATACCAGGCACACCAATTTCAATCAAAGCTTCGTGCACGTCATCAAGTTTGAATGGCTTAATGATTGCGATAAGCATTTTCATAATTATTTCCTCATGCGTTTTCCTGACTCTCTGTTTCATGTGCCACGAAACACATGACTGCAAGGGCAAACATTTGTTAGACTGTGGCCAGAAAACGGAACCCCATCGGGAGATTAGCATGTTCGATCCACAACAATTTGATGACCTGGCCAAAAAACTGTTTAGCACTCTGCCCACCAGTCTACAGAATTTTGAAAAAGAGATTCAACAAAAATTTAAGGAAATTCTCCAGGCCACCTTTGCCCGCATGGATTTGGTCACCCGAGAGGAATTCGATGTCCAAACCAGAGTACTGGAAAGAACCAGAGAAAAACTGGATCAATTGCAAAACAAGGTCAATGATCTACTGGCCAAACAGTAGGCAAAATACTGATAACCACCCTGGTTCCATGAACCAAACTATCCGCGGCGAAAAACAGGAAGAAAGTAACCGACGGATAGAAGAAGTCCAATATAAAGGAATAATTATGAATCTCGCTTTTAGTTATACACGAAGCGCGCTCGGCATACAGGCGCTCCCTGTTCATGTTGAAGTGCATTTATCCAATGGATTGCCTGGTTTTACCATCGTCGGTCTGGCGGAAACTGCCGTTAAGGAAAGCAAAGACCGGGTACGCAGCGCTATCATCAACAGCCAGTTTGAATTCCCGTGTCGAAAAATTACCGTCAGCCTGGCACCGGCGGATCTGCCGAAAACAGGAAGCGGCTTTGATTTACCCATTGCCATTGGCATTCTGGCCGCATCCGGACAAATTCCTGCCGACAAGCTGGGTTCACACGAGTTTATTGGTGAATTAGCCCTAAGCGGTAATTTGCGAGGTGTCAACGCCATTATCCCGGTTGTTCTCGCCGCCCACCGCGATCAGCGTCAACTCATCATTGCCGAAGCCAACGCCGGGGAAGCGGCTCTGGCCGGGTACTCTAATGTGTTTTGTGCCGGCAATCTGCGGGAAGTATGTGATTATCTGTGCCAGAACACGTCATTGAAACCCCTGCCGAACCGACCTGAAAACAACAACTCTAAAACAACCCTGGACTGGTCCGATGTCAAAGGACAGTACCATGCGAAACAAGCCATGATGATTGCAGCCGCCGGCGGCCACAGTATTTTACTATGTGGTCCGCCCGGCAGCGGTAAAACCATGCTGGCAAAACGATTTAACACCCTGTTGCCCGAATTATCGGAGGAAACGGCACTTGAATGCGCCGCCATCCATTCCATTAGAGGCCGAATACCTGATTTTAGCGAATGGCGTAAACCACCTTTTCGCTCCCCTCATCATACCGCCTCACCGGTTTCCCTGGTTGGTGGCGGCAACCCTCCGAAGCCGGGTGAAATATCACTCGCCCATCACGGGGTTTTATTTCTTGATGAATTACCTGAATTTAGCAAGCACGTGCTGGAAACCCTTCGTGAGCCGCTGGAATCCGGAAACATCTGCATTTCAAGAGCCGCTGTACAAACCGAATTTCCGGCACGATTCCAGTTGATTGCCGCCATGAATCCCTGTCCATGCGGACAATGGGGCAATCCCGAGGCCAATTGCCTGTGCACACCGGATCGGATTAACCGCTATATCGGTAAGTTATCCGCACCTCTTCTGGATAGGATCGATATGCAAGTCACCTTGCAAGCCCTATCGCAGGAAGAGCTGATCCAAACGAATCAAACCAAAGACGGTGAAAGCCTTCGTATCAAGCAGGTGGTTTGTGCGGTTCGCAAAATACAATTAGAACGGCAAGGACATCTCAATGCCGAACTGGGTGCGAAAGAATGCGAGCAGGTTTGTGCGTTAAGACATGAAGAACAGATTTTTCTGGCCCAGGCCATGAATAAATTAAAATTGTCCGCCCGCGCTTACCATCGACTTCTGAAAGTTGCAAGAACCATAGCCGATATGAAAGGCAACGAAAAAGTCAATCTGGCCGCCATTCAACAGGCTCTTTCCTTTAAACAAACATTACAGGCTCCCAAATAGACGATCGCTCAATCCCTATTTATCAACACAGCCCAGGCTCTGTACACTTATCGAATCAACGACTCCAGAATGGCCATACGCATGAAAACACCATTGCTGACCTGCTGCAAAATTACAGACTGCGGGCCATCGGCAACATCGCTTTCGATCTCAATCCCCCGATTGATGGGGCCGGGGTGCATGACTATGGCATCAGACTTGGCCCATTTAAGTCGTTGTTGCGTCAAGGTAAAATATTCCCTGTATGTCGTTAAATCCAGTTGTTCGCTTTCAGTAAGACGTTCCCGTTGCACACGCAGGCACATCACAACATCGGCATCTTCAATACCATCTTTCAAATCTTCAGTCACTCGACCAAAATGTACGGTTTCCGGTTGCCATATTTCAGGTGCCACTAAAACCAGTTCCCGAATGTTAAGCAGCGAACAAAGGCATTGCAGAGAATTGGCTACCCGGGAATGACGAAGATTACCGACCACCGCTATTTTAATCTTCTCCAAATCAGCCTTTTTCTCGCAAATGGTCATGAAATCCAGCATGGCTTGACTTGGATGCGCATGCCGACCGTCACCGGCGTTGATGATGTGAATACCATGACCCACTTTGTCGGCCAGTTCCTGCTGGATACCGTCTTGTGTATGGCGAAGAACAAACAGGTCTATCCCCATAGCCGCCAATGTTTTCAGAGTATCTTCAATACCCTCGCCTTTCGCTTCCGATGAGCTTCCGACATCAAGATTAACGACGGAGATCCCCAGGCGCCGGGCAGCCAATTCAAAACTGACTCGAGTGCGCGTGCTGTTTTCATAAAACAGATTGGCCACCACGTGTTGGGCATAATCGGGAAAATCACCGTTATTTTTAAAATACAACGCTCGTTGCAGAAGATTATCTACCTGGGCCCGGGACAATTGGCTAATTTCAAGAAAATGATTCATGGCGATTTACTCAGGATGTTGCAGCCACTGCTCTAGGATGAGGCAAGCGGCAATGCTGTCGATTTGCGAAGAGCGTATCTTACGATATCCTCCCTCTGCAAACAACCGGGCTCGGGCTTCAACGGTGGTTAAGCGCTCATCAACCAGATGAACAGGACGGGCGAAGCGCTTTGACAGCTCATTGCCGAAATGACGCGCGGCGGCAGTTGTGTATTGTTCCGTACCATCAATGCAGGTCGGCAAACCGACTATCATGGCCTTAGGCAACCATTGATCCACCAGCTTCCGAACCAGAGACCAGTCCGGCACACCTTCTCTGGCATGGAGTGTCATCAAAGGACGCGCACTGAGGGTTACCGCCTGACCTACCGCCACACCTATTCGTTTATAGCCAAAATCAAACCCCAGAAAAACACCTTCCGGCATGCGCAACACTCCCACACAAAACGATTTTAATACGAATCAGGCATGACCTGAACCAGACGACAATTGATTCATTTTAACACCAATTGTTAACCCGGCGTACTCCCAACGTTCTGCAAAAGGAACATCGTAGAGCAATTCAGAGCGATAGGGACAGACCAGCCAGATGTTATCCATCACTTCCTGCTCAAGCTGATTTTCTGCCCAGCCGGTATAACCTAGCGTCACCAGGGCATCTTTAGGCCCGTTATCTTCCGCAATGGCGCGAATAATATCATTGGACGTGGTTACCGTCACATCTTCCCGTAACGACAAACTGGAGCGCCATCCGCCAATGGGACGATGTATGACGAATCCTCTCTCCGGTTGCACAGGGCCGCCGAAAAGAAGCGGTTGTTGATTTTTTTCCTTGCGGGCAGGTTGAATCTGCATCTGTTCAAATACCATTCCCAAAGGATATTGCATGGGATGATTGATAATCAGGCCAACCGTACCCTGTACATGATGTTCGCAAACATAGACGACGGCACGATGAAAATCAGGATCAGTCAGAGTCGGCATGGCAATCAATAAATGATTGGCTAGCGAGGTATCAATTGCCATGTCCCCTCCATAGAATGCGTGGTTCTTAACCTAAGTATATACTAATTGGCTCAGGGTGTGTCTTCATCTCATTCATTCACTGCAAAAGATGTTTGATTTGTTCATTTTTTGTAGATCAGATAGCCAGATTGGCAACCCAGATCACCGGCACCGGAGTTATTTTTGATTGATTTTTTAACCGGATGTAGGGCAAGGCAGGAATAATGTCGCCTGAAATCAACTTTTTTAGTGAATTTTTTTACTAAAACTATTGTAGCCCATCCTGTTTTTGCGTTATGTTGAATCATACCCTCTGATAATCTCGTTAAATCAGGTGGTATGCTTTAAGCCGTATGGTTAGATCAAACAATTGTCATTTAGGGAAGAATGCAATTGCAGTGCCGGGTAATCCGGCAGCGATTGATAAGCTTTAGCAAAAGGAGGAGTTATGGCTACAGGCGAAGTCAAATGGTTTAATAATGCCAAAGGGTGGGGATTTATCGTGCCGGAAGGCGGTGGTGAAGACATTTTTGTTCATTTCTCCGCAATTCATGGAACCGGATATAAAACCCTCGTTCCCGGACAGCAAGTCAGCTACGACCTTGAAAAAGGCGAGCGAGGTTTACATGCCTCCAATGTTGTGGCACTCACTGAAACGATGGAAGAGACAATATCATAACTCCGCCGATCAGGGGCTTGTTGACACAGTAGCTTTTTGCTGCTGTGTTGTTGAACATCGTGTATCATAAAGGTTTGTTTAATTTATTGGGTATACACGATGAAGCGTGGTATTTTGCTCATTAATCTTGGAACGCCTGATGCTCCTGATACGGCGTCTGTTCGTCGTTACTTGCGTGAATTTCTCGCCGATCGCAGAGTCATTAGCCTTCCTGTGGTGCTACGGTATCTGATATTGTATGCTTTCATCTTGCCTTTCAGGCCCCGAAAGTCCGCCCATGCCTATCAGGCCATTTGGACCAAAGAAGGTTCTCCCTTGCTGGTGCATAGCCGCAACCTCGTTGTTAAACTTCAAACGCTGTTGGGAAACGAATATCAGGTTGTTTTGGGCATGCGTTATGGCAAACCATCTCTTGTTGACGCCGTCAAACAATTATCAGATTGCGAGCACCTAACTATTTTACCCCTCTACCCACAATACGCTTCCGCAGCAACCGGTTCAAGTATTGAGGAAACGTTAAAATTGCTCGCTCCCAAAACCATTCAACCGTCCCTGACCATCATCCGTGATTTCCACCGGCATCCGGCGTTTATTAACGCCCAATCCGCGATCATCAAACCTTATCTCGATGGTCATGATTTTTTATTGTTCAGCTTTCATGGTATACCACAACAACATTTGAAAGATGCCGGCTGTCAAACCATGTGCCGGCAATCTTGCCCCTCTTCTCAAAACAACCCCGTCTCCTGTTATCGAGCCCAATGTTTTACGACAAGCGAACTGCTGGCGCAAACCCTTGGCTTAACGTCCGAACAATATGGCGTCGCCTTTCAGTCACGGCTTGGCAAGACGCCATGGATAACGCCCTATACCGATAACGTGCTGCCCGAACTCGTCGACAGGGGCGTTAAACGCCTTGCGATAGCCTGCCCGTCTTTTGTAGCCGATTGCCTGGAAACTCTTGAGGAAATAGGAATGCGCGCACAGCAACAATGGAAATCCCTCGGCGGAGAAACTCTGACATTAATCCCCTGCGTCAATGATAATCCGCAATGGATTAAAGGCATCCTGGATATCTGTGGTATTCCGGCGATAAAAACATCCGAATCACCCTGGGTTTCGTGAACCAAAATTTTCTTCGCACCATTTTTTGCGAAAAAACAGTAGCCCGTAAGGAGGCCTGCGGCCGTATTGCGGGTTTGATGTGCCACTTATGAACGTTTTCCCGCATTACGGCTTCGCCTTCATGACGGGCTACAAGACATTATTAGTTGTTGCGCAATAATAGTTGCCTTGTTTTCGATCGGAAAAAATTTGTTCACAGAGCCTAGGCTCTGTCATGTTGCCAACGGAACAGTAGAGGTAGCAACTTCAATGAAACGTTGTACCAGGTTGAGCCATGGCCCACCAACAGGATCTGAAATCAAACATTGACAGGCAACGTTTATTCCAGTGGTTTGACAACCAAAATCGTTCCTTCCTCTATACCCGTAATTTTTACTTTCGTACCTGCCGGTAATTCCGGGCCGGTCACAAACCAATGTGCGTCATTGACACGGATCTTGCCTCGTCCGTCTTCTATAGGTTCAACCAGAGTCACCGTTCGCCCCACCATGGATTCAAAAGGACGATTGATCAGGCTCGGGGGAGAGGTGGCTGCACGATGTTTTAAAAAACGCCACCAGGCAAACGCGAAAAACAAACAAAAAATAGAAAAATATATCAACTGCCACTGCCAACCCACAGAAAACAACCAGGTGACAGCGCCGGTTAATGCCGCAGCCATGCCCAATGCAATTAAAAAGCCGGCAGCACCAAGCGTTTCAGCGATAACCAGTAAAAGCGCCAATGCCAACCAATGCCAATATGCTAACCATTCCATACAAGAATCCTCATTCTTCCGGCCAATAGGCACTGCCTCCCAGGTTTTGTGAACCTATCAGGATGATTGTGTTTTATTGACGGTTTTCAACATCTCGGTCACACCGCCCAACGCACCAATAATGCCCGTTGCTTCAATCGGCAACAACACCATTTTACTGTTTTCGGAATTGCCTATTGTTTTCAGGGCTTCCACATAGTTCTGGGCGATAAAATAATTGATGGCATTGATATTTCCTGTAGCGATGGCCGATGAGACAACCCGTGTGGCATTGGCGTCCGCTTCCGCTGTTCTCTCCCGGGCTTCCGCTTCAAGATAAGCCTGTTGTTTTTGTGCCTCGGCACGTAGAATCTGCCCCTGTTTATCGCCTTCCGCACGTAAAATTTCCGCCTGCCGGTGTCCTTCCGCTTCAAGAATCGCAGCCCGTTTCTCCCGTTCCGCCTTCATTTGATTAGCCATGGCGTCGACCAAATCCTTGGGGGGACGAATATCTCTTATTTCAATGCGGGTTACTTTAACACCCCAGGGATTGGTGGCCAAATCCACGATATGCATTAATCGGCTGTTAATTTCATCCCGCTGACTCAACATGCCGTCCAATTCCAGCGAGCCTAACACGGTACGGATATTGGTCATGGTCAAATTGCGGATGGCATGCTCCAGATTATCCACCTGATAAGCGGACTTTGCGGTATCCACAACCTGGAAAAAGCAGACGGCATCGATGGTTACCATGGCGTTGTCTGAAGAAATAACTTCCTGCGGGGGAATATCCAGCACGCGTTCCCGCATATTGATTTTGTAGGTCACCCTGTCAATAAATGGAATAATCAAACCAAGTCCCGGGCGAAGCGTCTGAGTAAAGCGTCCGAAGCGCTCCACCGTCCATTCTTCGGACTGAGGAACAATTTTAACACCGGCCAAAACAAATGCGATGGCGAAAATAACCAGCAAACCCAAAGTGATTAATGACTCCAAGGTACTCTCCTTCTATTATTTTCGGCTCGAGACAAAATGCGGACTACTTTATATTATTTTACGTTTGAATGGCGCGAATAGCGAGACTATTTAATAAATTCGACTCTGATTTGATCCTGAGCCAGTAGCGTTTCCTGCAATCGCCCGTTCTGCAAGTGAAGCCGAAATGCGGGATCATGTTCACTTGAGCGACCACCTGCCCTCCAGAAACAATATTGGGACATAAAACCCGCAATATGGCCTCAGACCTACTTGCGGGCACCGCCCTTTTGTAAAACAGGACATTTTTGTGCACAGAACCTGGCAGAATGAACCTGATGATTGCAAAAGTCTTTTTTTATGCTATAGAAAATAGATAATAAAATTTTTGGTGGTGGACATGCCCAACAAACAATTTTCAGAACGGTTAAACAAGGAACTGGACAGCATCGGCCTCCCTTCCCGCAGCGAGGAACGGATTGAAAGCTTTGCCAAGCTATTAAAAATCCCAAAATTTAAAGCGGAAGCCATGCTCAGTGGAATCACCATACCCGATAGTGGTCTGTTGGAAATGCTGGCCGAAGAACTGGAGGTCAACCCCGAGTGGCTCATCGGCAAAAGCGAACAAAAACATTAGAGGCTGCAAGATAGTTAACCTTGAAAATAGCGTTTGGCGCTAATGGGTTTTGCATTCTTCTCAAGAAATTGAATTGTTTTTCCGGCAATATTCACATGGGTTGCTTTTTCTATAGCCTCCAATCCCGGAGATGAATTAATTTCCAGAACCAAAGGCCCGTGATTGGATCGAATCAAATCGACACCGGCCAGCTTTAAACCCATGGTTTTTGCCGCAGCAATTGCTATGGCGCGCTCCTGGGGAGACAATTGTATTTTAATGGCTTTACCTCCCTGATGCACATTGGCACGAAAATCTCCTTCCTTGGCCTGACGCTTAATCGCCGCAACGACTTTGTCACCCAATACAAAACAACGAATATCCGTACCGCGCGATTCTTCAATAAACTCCTGCACGAGAATGTTGGCTGACATTTCCTTGAACGCATTAATAATACTGACTGCCGATTGGTGACTGTCCGCCAGAATAACCCCTTTTCCCTGGGTGCCTTCCAACAATTTAATGACTAACGGCGCGCCTCCGACCATACGAATCAGATCTTCCGTGTCATCGGGCGATTGCGCAAAACTGGTCAATGGCATGGGGATCCCCTTGCGCGCCAGTAATTGCAAGGAACGAAATTTATCCCGCGAACGCGAAATCGCAATGGATTCATTAATACTGTACATGCCCATGGTTTCCATATGACGTAACACGGCCGTGCCATAGTAGGTTATGGACGCCCCTATCCGAGGTATGACCGCGTCATACCTCGGCAACGCTTCTCCCCCACGATAATGTACCTGCGGATTGGAGGCAGCGACGTTCATATAGCAATACAGTGGATTAATAATATTCACTTCGTGGCCAGCCTCCTCACCGGCTTTCTTCAAACGCTGGTGAGAATATAACTGGGGATTCGTTGCCAATATCGCAATTTTCATAATAAGGTATTCCCGAATAATACAATTCGAATCAAGAACAATTAACATGGCTCATAACATCATTAAAACAATGGGGATTAAACGACGATTGCAGAACGAGCGGGGTCGAACCATCAACCCTGACTCCCGTCAATAACCCACAATTAGCAGACGTACAAACCTACGCCGACGACCCTATCCAAAGCCTAGCTCAAAAATCGGATTTTTTCTTTTTGCCAATATATAAATGGAATCTTCAAGGACTGAGATCCCTGTCCGAAAAAAAACCGTTGCCATCATCGCGAACGTAGTGAAGCGACCCTGTACCGACAGGCATTTATGGATTGATCAGGATTGCTTCGTCGATGCCCGCAACAGCGAATTCACATAGTTTGTCCCATACAAAAATGAAAGCTCAACAGAGCCTGGTCTCAATGCACTTGCCTTTTACCGTTTGCAAACTGAGAGTAATTTACTCAATTTCACTTCAAAAAAATGACAAGTGCGCCGAACCTGTCGTTAATCAACCAATAATTGATAATCTTTAGCCATCAAATCAGCATGATGGGGGGTTGTGAAAAACGCGTTCAATTCCCCATCCGGATTAAACAACATGACCGCACCACTATGCTGAATGTCATAATTCTGAGAATCCGTCGCATTTGGGAGCGCGATTTTAGCATAGGCTATCCCCATTTCACGAGCCATTTTTTTCACTTCCTCACTATTACCGCGTGCCCCTTGAAAATGAGGGTCGAAGGCTCTGACGTAACCGGCCAGTTTTTCCAGACTGTCACGCTCGGGATCGATAGATATCATGACCACATCAGGCATGGATTTCACACGATTCTTCTCCAGAATACGGTACATTTTCCCCAGTTCCGCCATGGTAGTCGGACATAAATAACCGCAATTGGTAAAACCAAAAAAGATCAAAGTCCATTTTCCGTGCAGACTTTGATTATTAAAAACAGTCTTGTCAATACCCGTTAAGGCAAACGCGTTCACTTCTCTGGGGGACTGAAGCAAAGTACCATTAAATTGACCGGGGTTGATTTTTTTGGACTTATGAAGATGCTGGAAAACAAAAAGACCGGTCATCAATGCCGCAAAAGCGACTAAAATCACTATAGTGAGGTTTATACGATTTTTTTTACTTGCCATTTTGTCCCCCTAGACGTAATGATCAACCAACAGAATAACAAACAACAGCATCAAATAAACAATTGAGAAACGAAAGGTACGCATCGCAACGACACCTTGGCTGGATTTATACAAACAGACAGACCAATAAAGAAATCGCATACCCAAAAGCGACGCACCGACCAAATAAACCCAACTGCTCATACCGACTACAAAAGGAAGGGTACTGACTACCAGAAGTAAAATGGTATATAAAAGAACGTTTAACTTGGTAAACGCAACACCATGTGTGACCGGTAACATGGGAATTTCAGCGTCTTTATAATCTTCAAAGCGATAAATAGCCAAAGCCCAGAAATGGGGAGGAGTCCAGGTAAATATAATAAGAACCAGCAACAGCGCCTGCGGATCAAGCTGGTTGGTAACGGCCGTCCATCCCAATAAAGGGGGTGCGGCGCCCGCCAATCCCCCGATGACAATATTCTGTGGTGTCGCTCGCTTAAGATAACCCGTGTATATTCCGGCATAACCAATCAATGTAATAAAGGTCAGTACGGCTGTCAGGGTGTTGACCAGCAACACCAAAAGCAAAAGCCCGCATACCCCTAATATTAATGCGAAATACAACGCCTGATTAACTGAAATACGCCCCCTGGCAACCGGCCTTTTGCTGGTTCTTGCCATGATAGCGTCAATTCGCTTGTCTACAAGATGATTAATGGCCGCGGCACTTCCGGCACAAAGCCCTATTCCCAGCAAGGAAGTTATTAATGTGTACAAAGGCACCCAGCCGGGTACCGCCAGATACATACCGACGACAACCGTCAACAACATCAAAGCGACTACTTTAGGCTTACAAAGCTCCAGATAATCACGCCAGGCAACAGGCGTATCCATTGTTTGCTCAGCATGCATCGGTGTGTTTCCTCTGAGTCAGGTAAACCATCATAAATAAAGTCGCCAGCAAGACAGCGGCAACGCCATTATGCAATACCGCGACACTTAACGGGAGAAGATAAAGGACATTAATAACTCCCAATACAAATTGCGCGGCCACCAGTACTATCATCATAGCCGCCAAATACCGGATGGCTGTCTCGCGGACTCGCAATAACATCATCACCCCCAGACCGGTAACCAGGGAAGCGGTAAGCAGGGCACCGAGACGGTGAATGTATTGTATAGTGACCCGAATCTCACTATCCAGTACACCGCCTTGATAATTAACCCCCGCCGGAGAAAACAAATTGAAGCCCTGTGTCAGATGCAATGCCGGAAGCCACTGGCCGTTGCAACGCGGAAAACCAATGCAGGCAATCCCGGCGTAATTGGAACTGACCCACCCGCCCAGCGCAATCTGACACAAAACAATAACCAGGGTCAACCCAATCCAGGGCCGCCATTGCGGCAGGCTCACCGGACTCACCCGGCTTTGTTGCAGACGAAAACGGGCTAAACACGAAAAAATCAATACACCACCCAACAAATGCCCCATCACAACTATCGGCAAGAGTTTCATGGTCACGGTCCACATACCCAAAGCCGCTTGAAAAACCACCAGCAATACAAGTACAACCGGTAACCGCCAACCTGTCCGCATCCCCTTTAAACGACGCCACAAAGCATGGATACCGAGGCATGCAATCAATATCGCCAGCGTTCCGGCGGCATAACGGTGTGCCATTTCAGTCCACGCCTTTTGCGTTTCAATAGGAACGGAAGGGTATTGTTGTTGTGCGGTATTCAAGGCTTTTTGAGCACTGGGCAGAATGAGGTGTCCATAACATCCGGGCCAATCCGGGCAACCCAGTCCCGCGTTGGTCAAGCGCGTATAGGCGCCAAGCATAACCACAAACAGCGCCAAAATAACAGCCAGAGTTGTTGCGTAATTCAGAATTCTTGGTTGCATGGAGTTAACCGCTCGCCTTGTCAGTTGTATTCAATAACCGTTTGAGATCATGAAAAATATCACCGGATTTGGCCGTCAGGGGATAAGTCAAAATCAGGTAACTATCCGGACTTACTATAAAAACATGAGCGTGATTGTCCAACAGATCGGGTTTGTTATAGGATTTGGCGAGTCTCAAAACATGGATATCCTGTTTACGCAATTCTCGCATCATACCCTCGGAAAGAGGGGACGTCGGATAATCCATAACCAGCCATTGCTCCACTTCGTACAGTCGGCGACCCAATGCCAGGCGAATGCGAGCCAGTTTATCGAGCTGCTGGCGACATACGGATTTGCAGTCTTTGGGAAGCCATAATGCCAGACGCCATTTTGCCGGGCTGTTCATAGTGGACAACAAGACCGGCGGGTTTATCAAGGTTCCCTTGTTCGTCGTCTTGGTACCCAGCCATTGAGGGTGCTTGTAAAACAGATAGGCCGCCAGCCCCGGTGCAGCAAACACCAGAGCCAGTAACAACAACACAATGTTTGGACTCTTAAATAGTTTCATTCATTTTCTTCAGTGTTAAAACGATATATATCAGCAGAACCGTGAAAGCCATCGCAAACCATTGTAAGGCATAACCATAATGGCGCTCCGGAGACATGGCAATCACCGCCCATTGCCGAACATAACCATACATGGCCTGTTCATCAAGGCGAATAATAAACGGATAGATTGATTTATGCAAAACTTGGCTGATTAATTTCGCATCAATTTTTTCCAGAATAAACCTGTCCCCGTTTCGCGGCTCAATGGCTTCTCCTAAAACCCAGTTTTTATTAGAGGGATAATAGCTCATTCCCGAGATGGTCAAAGACTTTTCCGGCACCAGCACATCAGGCAATTGCTGTCGATCAGGAGAGCCGGCCACCCAGCCGCGATCCACCAGAACCACCTGTTGATTCTCCAACACCAGCGGACTGATAACGTGATAGCCCCATTGATGCCGATGATGCTGATTATCCAGAAAAAAGACTTGCGGCAGATAGTGTCCGGACACGGATATCGGTTGAAACTGGGCCGGATAAGTCTCATCCGGCCGCCATCGGACAACCATCTGTTGCGCCATATGTTTTTGAGCAAGCACGATACGT contains these protein-coding regions:
- a CDS encoding P-II family nitrogen regulator yields the protein MKMLIAIIKPFKLDDVHEALIEIGVPGITISETRGFGRQKGHTELYRGAEYVVDFLPKIKIELALPDNMVETAIDAICKSAYTGKIGDGKIFVYPLEQVVRVRTGEVGEDALG
- the ubiK gene encoding ubiquinone biosynthesis accessory factor UbiK; its protein translation is MFDPQQFDDLAKKLFSTLPTSLQNFEKEIQQKFKEILQATFARMDLVTREEFDVQTRVLERTREKLDQLQNKVNDLLAKQ
- a CDS encoding YifB family Mg chelatase-like AAA ATPase, with the protein product MNLAFSYTRSALGIQALPVHVEVHLSNGLPGFTIVGLAETAVKESKDRVRSAIINSQFEFPCRKITVSLAPADLPKTGSGFDLPIAIGILAASGQIPADKLGSHEFIGELALSGNLRGVNAIIPVVLAAHRDQRQLIIAEANAGEAALAGYSNVFCAGNLREVCDYLCQNTSLKPLPNRPENNNSKTTLDWSDVKGQYHAKQAMMIAAAGGHSILLCGPPGSGKTMLAKRFNTLLPELSEETALECAAIHSIRGRIPDFSEWRKPPFRSPHHTASPVSLVGGGNPPKPGEISLAHHGVLFLDELPEFSKHVLETLREPLESGNICISRAAVQTEFPARFQLIAAMNPCPCGQWGNPEANCLCTPDRINRYIGKLSAPLLDRIDMQVTLQALSQEELIQTNQTKDGESLRIKQVVCAVRKIQLERQGHLNAELGAKECEQVCALRHEEQIFLAQAMNKLKLSARAYHRLLKVARTIADMKGNEKVNLAAIQQALSFKQTLQAPK
- a CDS encoding aspartate carbamoyltransferase catalytic subunit; its protein translation is MNHFLEISQLSRAQVDNLLQRALYFKNNGDFPDYAQHVVANLFYENSTRTRVSFELAARRLGISVVNLDVGSSSEAKGEGIEDTLKTLAAMGIDLFVLRHTQDGIQQELADKVGHGIHIINAGDGRHAHPSQAMLDFMTICEKKADLEKIKIAVVGNLRHSRVANSLQCLCSLLNIRELVLVAPEIWQPETVHFGRVTEDLKDGIEDADVVMCLRVQRERLTESEQLDLTTYREYFTLTQQRLKWAKSDAIVMHPGPINRGIEIESDVADGPQSVILQQVSNGVFMRMAILESLIR
- the ruvX gene encoding Holliday junction resolvase RuvX, producing the protein MPEGVFLGFDFGYKRIGVAVGQAVTLSARPLMTLHAREGVPDWSLVRKLVDQWLPKAMIVGLPTCIDGTEQYTTAAARHFGNELSKRFARPVHLVDERLTTVEARARLFAEGGYRKIRSSQIDSIAACLILEQWLQHPE
- a CDS encoding YqgE/AlgH family protein codes for the protein MAIDTSLANHLLIAMPTLTDPDFHRAVVYVCEHHVQGTVGLIINHPMQYPLGMVFEQMQIQPARKEKNQQPLLFGGPVQPERGFVIHRPIGGWRSSLSLREDVTVTTSNDIIRAIAEDNGPKDALVTLGYTGWAENQLEQEVMDNIWLVCPYRSELLYDVPFAERWEYAGLTIGVKMNQLSSGSGHA
- a CDS encoding cold-shock protein, producing the protein MATGEVKWFNNAKGWGFIVPEGGGEDIFVHFSAIHGTGYKTLVPGQQVSYDLEKGERGLHASNVVALTETMEETIS
- the hemH gene encoding ferrochelatase, translating into MKRGILLINLGTPDAPDTASVRRYLREFLADRRVISLPVVLRYLILYAFILPFRPRKSAHAYQAIWTKEGSPLLVHSRNLVVKLQTLLGNEYQVVLGMRYGKPSLVDAVKQLSDCEHLTILPLYPQYASAATGSSIEETLKLLAPKTIQPSLTIIRDFHRHPAFINAQSAIIKPYLDGHDFLLFSFHGIPQQHLKDAGCQTMCRQSCPSSQNNPVSCYRAQCFTTSELLAQTLGLTSEQYGVAFQSRLGKTPWITPYTDNVLPELVDRGVKRLAIACPSFVADCLETLEEIGMRAQQQWKSLGGETLTLIPCVNDNPQWIKGILDICGIPAIKTSESPWVS
- a CDS encoding NfeD family protein; amino-acid sequence: MEWLAYWHWLALALLLVIAETLGAAGFLIALGMAAALTGAVTWLFSVGWQWQLIYFSIFCLFFAFAWWRFLKHRAATSPPSLINRPFESMVGRTVTLVEPIEDGRGKIRVNDAHWFVTGPELPAGTKVKITGIEEGTILVVKPLE